Below is a genomic region from Geoglobus acetivorans.
CTTTTTTAAAAATGTTAGATTAGGACTGGACATGAACAAAACCCTCTTATCCTCTGCACTCATAGTTGCAGGTCTGGCTCTCATAGCTTACGGAATTCTGCCGAATTCTGGCTCATTTGATGAGAGTGAATGGTACAGTCTCGGAAAAGCTCTGGAGCTTGCAAAAAAGGAGAATAAAATGGTCTTCGTCTTTGTAAGCTCCGACACCTGTGTTTACTGTGAAAAAATGAAGGTTGAGGTCTTCAGCGATAAGCAGCTAATGGATAAACTCAAATCCAAATACATCCCGGCAATAGTCAATGCTGAGAAAGATGTTGAGGATGTAAGGCAAATTGCAAAGCTTTTTGGAGGTGACTTTGGCTATCCTGCGTTTGTCATCTACTCTCCGGATGGTGTCCCTGTCAATGGCTGGTCAGGTTTCGTAACCAAAGAGGAGCTTGAGAAAATTCTTGACATCTGAAAAATTTTTATTTCATCGTTGCCTGATTTTATCTGGCGTTTCCGGTGACTCCTCATGAGGCTGACAAAAATTGCTGAAATACCGAGTTTTGTGGAAATCAGTGAAAGTGCGAGGAAAAAGGTCGCTCAGGTAATGGAGCTTTCAGGGCTGTCGAACACTGTATTGCTTAGCGGCAGGAGAAGCTATGAACTTGCGGGAAAGAAAATTAGGGAAAAAATAAGGGACAGTGTGCTGGATGTGTTTTTTGTTGAGACTGCGAGTATGGAGGAAGTGAGAAAGCTCGAATTCAGCATGGCTTACAGCGATATTGACTCCGTCATGGGCATAGGTGGGGGCAAGGTTCTTGACGTTGGTAAGGTTCTCGCGTCCGAATTAAATGTGCCTTTCATAAGCATCCCGACCGTTGCAAGCCATGACGGTGTGGCTTCACCGGTAGCAAGCTTTAAGGAAAAGAACAGGCCCGCATCACTCTCTGTAAACCCGCCGGCAATAATACTTGCGGATCTCACGATTCTGAGGAAAAGCCCGGTGAGGTATCTGAGGGCAGGCTTTGGTGATCTGATATCCAACATAACTGCTATCAGAGACTGGGAGCTTTCGAGGGATAAAACCGGAGAGGCATACAGCGAGGTTGCCGCATCGATGGCTGTTATGCCTGCCAGCCTGATGATAAAATCTGCCAGCTTAGACATTCAGAACCTGAAAACCCTTGAGATGCTTGTCAGGGGTCTCGTCCTCAGCGGAGTATCAATAAGCATTGCGGGGTCAAGCAGGCCGGCAAGCGGGGCGGAGCATAAATTCAGTCATGCCCTCGACTATCTCGGATACGGGCAGGGATTGCACGGAGAGCAGGTTGGTATTGGGGCAATAATCATGGAGTATCTGCATCAAAAATACTACGGGACGGGAGACTGGGAGGCCGTAAAAGATGCTCTCGAAAGCGTTCAGGCGCCAACAACTGCCAGAGAAATTGGCATAACGAAGGAACAGGTTGTCGAGGCGCTGCTATTTGCAAGACAGATACGCAAGAAGAGATACACAATTCTGGAAGACATCAACGCTGGAAAGGATGAGCTGGAGCTTGCCGTTGAAAAGACGGGGGTTGCTTAGGGATTAGAATACCTTCATATTGGCTGAGTTCTTCGCGTTTTCCCCTTTCTATCCTTTCTATTTCGAATCCCCTTAGCTTTATCAGATACCACTCTTCTGAGTTTTCGTCGTAGAGTGTTAACGCCTTTCCGGACTTCTTCCATCTCACCTCTCCGAAAAGGAGATTCTGCAGTATCTCGTTGTAGAAAAACCAGTCCTCCTCGGCAAGAATCTGGAATGGGTATGATAAAAGCTCGAGCTTTATTTCATCAGCAACTTCCTTTTTGTGGATGTAGTGGCAGTTGACACAGCTCCACACCCTATCGTCCTTGAATTCTCCTCCAGTCTCGTAAATCAGGCAGGGGTAGAACGGGCAGAAGCAGAAAGAACAGTCCTGTCCATCAAAGTGGCACGGATAGTACTCGCATTCTTTTTTCTCAATTCCCGATAGGGTCTGGAAAAGCTCCTTCAGCGTCCTCTCTCTGAGATTCATCTCAGCATCGCCACCATGTCTCCAACTTTCACGCCAATGCTCCTCGCAACGGGTTCGCA
It encodes:
- a CDS encoding thioredoxin family protein, with product MNKTLLSSALIVAGLALIAYGILPNSGSFDESEWYSLGKALELAKKENKMVFVFVSSDTCVYCEKMKVEVFSDKQLMDKLKSKYIPAIVNAEKDVEDVRQIAKLFGGDFGYPAFVIYSPDGVPVNGWSGFVTKEELEKILDI
- a CDS encoding sn-glycerol-1-phosphate dehydrogenase → MRLTKIAEIPSFVEISESARKKVAQVMELSGLSNTVLLSGRRSYELAGKKIREKIRDSVLDVFFVETASMEEVRKLEFSMAYSDIDSVMGIGGGKVLDVGKVLASELNVPFISIPTVASHDGVASPVASFKEKNRPASLSVNPPAIILADLTILRKSPVRYLRAGFGDLISNITAIRDWELSRDKTGEAYSEVAASMAVMPASLMIKSASLDIQNLKTLEMLVRGLVLSGVSISIAGSSRPASGAEHKFSHALDYLGYGQGLHGEQVGIGAIIMEYLHQKYYGTGDWEAVKDALESVQAPTTAREIGITKEQVVEALLFARQIRKKRYTILEDINAGKDELELAVEKTGVA
- a CDS encoding cysteine-rich small domain-containing protein, which translates into the protein MNLRERTLKELFQTLSGIEKKECEYYPCHFDGQDCSFCFCPFYPCLIYETGGEFKDDRVWSCVNCHYIHKKEVADEIKLELLSYPFQILAEEDWFFYNEILQNLLFGEVRWKKSGKALTLYDENSEEWYLIKLRGFEIERIERGKREELSQYEGILIPKQPPSFQRQAPAHPFQR